Proteins encoded within one genomic window of Theobroma cacao cultivar B97-61/B2 chromosome 7, Criollo_cocoa_genome_V2, whole genome shotgun sequence:
- the LOC18594150 gene encoding uncharacterized protein LOC18594150 isoform X1: protein MTPQMSYFHLRLSVQHPPCSHVPDTLLWPLSPVADYMRCQPNMLQSNHHEFVVKKVLSPVSFRSSLSLQPVRSLQTSMDAGKTFMFCKTLRSKDSIKSIQMQNLSEKAQVYGHYSSHVCSNDENRKEEQRRRKIGLANKGRVPWNKGRKHSAETCLRIKQRTIEALKDPKVRKKMSEHPRTHSKQSKARIGSSLRHVWGKRLKWKWLGERFFLSWLESIAEAARKGGTDQPELDWDSYDRIKQEIALEQLQWATEKAKGKEMAKVRAATAQAEKMARIAQKRKEQEEKLKARELKRKARGKSKKDGEVADNQGLKLKQRLTMIRKKKSIHSQVSIQGDTAHIPALEILNIELIKKEKMQNEVSLAEQIKAAKSRREKSVSTKLMAVSSSNLSYSARLEK from the exons GAGATTGTCTGTTCAACATCCACCTTGCAGTCATGTTCCAGACACCCTTTTGTGGCCTCTTTCTCCTGTGGCGGATTACATGCGTTGCCAACCAAACATGTTGCAGTCAAATCACCATGAATTTGTTGTGAAAAAAGTACTTTCACCAGTTTCCTTTAGAAGTTCCTTGAGCCTTCAACCTGTTAGAAGCTTGCAAACTTCCATGGATGCAGGGAAAACATTCATGTTCTGCAAAACACTACGGTCAAAAGATAGTATAAAGTCAATACAGATGCAAAATTTGAGTGAGAAGGCTCAGGTATATGGTCATTATAGCTCTCACGTATGCTCTAATGATGAAAATCGCAAGGAAGAGCAAAGGAGGAGGAAGATAGGTCTGGCAAACAAAGGGAGGGTGCCATGGAACAAAGGCCGGAAACATAGTGCAG AGACATGTTTACGAATCAAGCAAAGAACAATAGAAGCCTTGAAAGATCCCAAG GTTAGGAAGAAGATGTCTGAACATCCCCGTACTCATAG CAAGCAAAGCAAGGCAAGAATTGGGTCTTCATTGAGACATGTTTGGGGCAAACGTTTGAAATGGAAATGGTTGGGCGAGAGATTTTTTCTATCATGGTTGGAAAGCATAGCAGAAGCTGCTAGGAAAGGAGGGACTGACCAACCCGAGCTAGACTGGGATAGCTATGACAGGATAAAACAAGAAATAGCTCTTGAACAGCTCCAGTGGGCTACAGAGAAGGCCAAGGGAAAGGAGATGGCCAAGGTAAGAGCAGCAACAGCACAAGCTGAAAAGATGGCAAGGATTGctcaaaagagaaaagagcaGGAAGAGAAATTAAAAGCAAGAGAACTGAAGAGAAAGGCACGaggaaaatcaaagaaagatGGGGAGGTTGCAGATAACCAAGGTTTGAAACTTAAGCAGAGATTAACAATG ATCCGCAAAAAGAAATCCATACATAGTCAAGTCAGTATTCAAGGAGACACGGCACATATCCCAGCTTTGGAGATATTGAATATAGAGCTTattaagaaagagaaaatgcaAAATGAAGTTTCACTTGCAGAGCAGATCAAAGCAGCCAAAAGtagaagagaaaaatcagTTTCCACAAAGCTTATGGCAGTCTCATCCTCCAATCTCTCATATAGTGCGAGACTAGAAAAGTAA
- the LOC18594150 gene encoding uncharacterized protein LOC18594150 isoform X2 → MTPQMSYFHLRLSVQHPPCSHVPDTLLWPLSPVADYMRCQPNMLQSNHHEFVVKKVLSPVSFRSSLSLQPVRSLQTSMDAGKTFMFCKTLRSKDSIKSIQMQNLSEKAQVYGHYSSHVCSNDENRKEEQRRRKIGLANKGRVPWNKGRKHSAETCLRIKQRTIEALKDPKVRKKMSEHPRTHSKQSKARIGSSLRHVWGKRLKWKWLGERFFLSWLESIAEAARKGGTDQPELDWDSYDRIKQEIALEQLQWATEKAKGKEMAKVRAATAQAEKMARIAQKRKEQEEKLKARELKRKARGKSKKDGEVADNQGLKLKQRLTMIVTAIYCIREK, encoded by the exons GAGATTGTCTGTTCAACATCCACCTTGCAGTCATGTTCCAGACACCCTTTTGTGGCCTCTTTCTCCTGTGGCGGATTACATGCGTTGCCAACCAAACATGTTGCAGTCAAATCACCATGAATTTGTTGTGAAAAAAGTACTTTCACCAGTTTCCTTTAGAAGTTCCTTGAGCCTTCAACCTGTTAGAAGCTTGCAAACTTCCATGGATGCAGGGAAAACATTCATGTTCTGCAAAACACTACGGTCAAAAGATAGTATAAAGTCAATACAGATGCAAAATTTGAGTGAGAAGGCTCAGGTATATGGTCATTATAGCTCTCACGTATGCTCTAATGATGAAAATCGCAAGGAAGAGCAAAGGAGGAGGAAGATAGGTCTGGCAAACAAAGGGAGGGTGCCATGGAACAAAGGCCGGAAACATAGTGCAG AGACATGTTTACGAATCAAGCAAAGAACAATAGAAGCCTTGAAAGATCCCAAG GTTAGGAAGAAGATGTCTGAACATCCCCGTACTCATAG CAAGCAAAGCAAGGCAAGAATTGGGTCTTCATTGAGACATGTTTGGGGCAAACGTTTGAAATGGAAATGGTTGGGCGAGAGATTTTTTCTATCATGGTTGGAAAGCATAGCAGAAGCTGCTAGGAAAGGAGGGACTGACCAACCCGAGCTAGACTGGGATAGCTATGACAGGATAAAACAAGAAATAGCTCTTGAACAGCTCCAGTGGGCTACAGAGAAGGCCAAGGGAAAGGAGATGGCCAAGGTAAGAGCAGCAACAGCACAAGCTGAAAAGATGGCAAGGATTGctcaaaagagaaaagagcaGGAAGAGAAATTAAAAGCAAGAGAACTGAAGAGAAAGGCACGaggaaaatcaaagaaagatGGGGAGGTTGCAGATAACCAAGGTTTGAAACTTAAGCAGAGATTAACAATG ATTGTCACTGCAATCTACTGTATTAGGGAAAAGTAG
- the LOC18594151 gene encoding multiple organellar RNA editing factor 8, chloroplastic/mitochondrial, which translates to MATQSLYRSLLSKPKTLTSLLFPYSRPFSSFSSAVAVSPKTLIIPSPPPSLSFLRRLRAPLCSSLLCRDSLSPAVKSFATRAARSSLNDPNPNYSNRPPKETILLDGCDFEHWLVVMEPPKEDATRDDIIDSYIKTLAKIVGSEEEARMKIYSVSTRHYYAFGALVSEELSYKIKELEGVRWVLPDSYLDVKNKDYGGEPFINGQAVPYDPKYHEEWVRNNARANERNRRNDRPRNYDRSRNYERRRENMQQPYQNREMSPAMQNAPNSGGRMPPNNMGGGGMPPPNNMGGGGMPPPNNMGGGGMPPPNNMGGGMPPPNNMGGGGMPPPNNMGGGGMPPPNMGGGMQQPSNQGWSSNTPAHYQNNYAPPPNMGGGNMPQYQNNYAPPPNMGGGNMPGGNYQS; encoded by the exons ATGGCAACCCAATCCCTCTATCGCTCTCTCCTctcaaaacccaaaaccctGACTTCCCTTCTCTTCCCTTACTCCCGccctttctcttccttttcctCCGCCGTCGCTGTCTCCCCCAAAACCTTAATCATCCCATCTCCACCCCCTTCCCTCTCCTTCCTCCGTCGTCTGCGTGCGCCACTTTGCTCCTCTCTCCTTTGTCGTGACTCCCTTTCCCCCGCCGTCAAATCGTTCGCCACACGCGCTGCCAGGTCCTCCCTCAACGACCCAAACCCTAACTACTCTAACCGGCCCCCGAAAGAGACGATCTTACTCGACGGCTGTGATTTTGAGCATTGGCTCGTGGTGATGGAGCCGCCCAAAGAGGATGCTACGAGGGATGACATTATTGATAGTTATATCAAAACCCTAGCTAAAATTGTGGGcag TGAGGAGGAAGCAAGAATGAAGATATATTCAGTTTCTACCAGGCACTACTATGCATTTGGAGCTCTTGTGTCTGAAGAGCTCTCATACAAGATCAAAG AACTTGAAGGAGTTCGGTGGGTTCTTCCTGATTCCTACTTGGATGTGAAGAATAAGGATTATGGAG GAGAACCTTTCATCAATGGGCAAGCAGTTCCATATGATCCGAAGTATCATGAGGAATGGGTAAGGAACAATGCTAGAGCAAATGAAAGGAACCGGCGTAATGATAGACCTCGCAATTATGATAGATCAAGAAACTATGAGAGAAGAAGGGAGAATATGCAGCAGCCCTATCAGAACAGGGAGATGTCTCCTGCCATGCAGAATGCTCCTAATTCAGGAGGAAGGATGCCACCAAACAACATGGGAGGAGGAGGGATGCCACCACCAAACAACATGGGAGGAGGAGGGATGCCACCACCAAACAACATGGGAGGAGGAGGGATGCCACCACCGAACAACATGGGAGGAGGGATGCCACCACCGAACAACATGGGAGGAGGAGGGATGCCACCACCAAACAACATGGGAGGAGGAGGGATGCCTCCACCAAACATGGGAGGAGGGATGCAGCAGCCATCAAATCAAGGGTGGTCCAGTAACACGCCTGCTCATTACCAGAATAACTATGCTCCACCTCCAAACATGGGTGGAGGAAACATGCCTCAGTACCAGAATAACTATGCACCACCTCCAAACATGGGCGGAGGAAACATGCCTGGTGGGAACTACCAGTCTTAA
- the LOC18594152 gene encoding ABC transporter G family member 10, translating into MELPVKSPDAGGRKAPYRLETKNLSYKLSSKFEEFRWVFGGSINPDRGPKFILKGVNCEARPGEISAIAGPSGAGKTTLLEILAGRIPPCKVSSGEVLVNDRPVDNKLFRRVSGYVTQDDALFPLLTVEETLMYSALLRLPGGRKEVSSRVKGLLKELGLEHVAGSRIGEGSNSGISGGERRRVSIGVDLVHDPAVILIDEPTSGLDSASALHVVTLLKSMAVNQGKTIVLTIHQPGFRILQLVDRIVLLSNGVVVHNGTLNLLEERLMFADHRIPRRVNVLEFAIDVIESLAVPNSESLSSINGDDCRMMSPCMNLERKLLFYPNSRLEEVLILGQRFCSNIFRTKQLFATRVIQALVAGFVLGTIYFNVGNDKGRIALQTQTGFFAFTLTFLLSSTTEGLPIFLQERRILMRETSRGAYRVSSYVLANTIVFLPFLLMVGILFTSPVYWLVGLRRDTIYAFLYFSLVVWMVLLMSNSFVACFSALVPNFIMGNSVIAGLMGSFFLFSGYFIAKDKIPSYWIFMHYLSLFKYPFECFLINEFGGKQGQRRCIEFEYGECSLLGSGFLRQQDLKDSQKWSNLAVMLGFIIGYRVLCLFILWYRCYRAIK; encoded by the coding sequence ATGGAACTGCCTGTGAAGTCACCGGATGCCGGTGGCCGGAAAGCTCCATACAGATTGGAAACTAAAAATTTGTCTTACAAGTTGAGCAGCAAATTTGAAGAGTTTAGATGGGTTTTTGGTGGCTCGATTAATCCAGATAGAGGTCCCAAGTTCATTTTGAAGGGTGTGAATTGTGAAGCTAGGCCTGGAGAGATTTCCGCGATAGCTGGACCAAGTGGAGCAGGAAAAACTACATTGCTGGAGATTCTTGCAGGAAGGATACCACCCTGTAAAGTGTCATCAGGGGAAGTGCTTGTCAATGACAGGCCTGTTGATAATAAACTGTTTCGAAGAGTTTCAGGATATGTTACCCAAGATGATGCTCTATTTCCATTGCTTACAGTTGAAGAAACACTCATGTATAGTGCACTTTTGAGGCTACCAGGCGGAAGAAAGGAAGTTAGTTCTAGAGTGAAAGGGCTATTGAAGGAGCTTGGTTTGGAGCATGTGGCGGGTTCCAGGATTGGTGAGGGATCAAACAGTGGCATATCTGGTGGAGAAAGGCGCAGAGTATCGATTGGAGTTGATTTGGTTCATGATCCTGCTGTTATCTTGATCGATGAACCAACTTCAGGATTGGATTCAGCTTCGGCCCTTCATGTAGTGACACTGCTAAAATCAATGGCAGTTAATCAAGGTAAGACTATTGTTTTAACCATTCACCAACCTGGTTTTCGGATCCTCCAGCTGGTTGATCGCATTGTTTTGCTATCAAATGGAGTTGTTGTTCATAATGGAACGTTGAATCTTCTTGAAGAAAGGCTAATGTTCGCTGATCATCGTATCCCTCGTCGTGTCAATGTTCTTGAATTCGCCATcgatgttatagaaagtttggCCGTGCCAAATTCAGAATCTCTAAGTAGCATAAACGGTGATGATTGTAGAATGATGAGCCCCTGCATGAATCTTGAAAGAAAGCTTCTCTTCTACCCCAATTCTCGGTTGGAGGAGGTTTTGATACTAGGACAAAGATTTTGCAGCAACATATTCAGAACCAAGCAACTCTTTGCTACAAGAGTTATACAAGCCTTGGTAGCTGGATTTGTACTTGGAACCATATATTTCAATGTTGGAAATGATAAAGGAAGGATTGCTTTACAAACTCAAACAGGTTTTTTTGCCTTCACACTGACCTTCTTGCTATCTTCAACAACAGAAGGCCTGCCAATTTTCTTGCAAGagagaagaattttaatgagAGAGACTTCAAGAGGAGCTTATAGAGTTTCCTCCTATGTCTTAGCCAACACAattgtttttcttccttttcttctgaTGGTCGGCATCCTCTTCACCTCACCAGTTTACTGGCTAGTTGGTTTGAGAAGGGACACCATTTATGCGTTTCTTTACTTCTCCCTGGTGGTTTGGATGGTTCTTTTGATGTCCAATTCTTTTGTGGCATGTTTCAGTGCTCTTGTGCCAAACTTCATCATGGGGAACTCAGTGATTGCAGGTCTAATGGgatctttctttctcttttcaggGTATTTCATAGCCAAAGATAAAATACCAAGTTACTGGATTTTCATGCATTATTTGAGTTTGTTTAAGTACCCATTTGAGTGCTTTCTGATAAATGAATTTGGAGGAAAACAAGGCCAAAGGAGGTGCATAGAATTTGAGTATGGAGAATGTAGTTTATTGGGAAGTGGGTTCCTAAGACAGCAAGACCTGAAAGATTCacagaaatggagcaatttagCTGTGATGTTGGGCTTCATAATTGGGTATAGAGTGCTCtgcttatttattttgtgGTATAGATGTTACAGAGCAATAAAGTAG
- the LOC18594153 gene encoding putative serine/threonine-protein kinase isoform X1 → MLYSGRQGFHLSEGIQVEQQLVMTCFSFLFSRKKAAFSAEQTVEIDEEVAGIQNTKLFTYKELKMATGNFHYSNKIGEGGFGVVYKGTFRDGTVGAIKVLSADSKQGVREFLTEINVIADIEHENLVKLYGCCVEGNHRILVYGYLENNSLAQTLLGGGHSSMQFSWQARRNICIGVAKGLAFLHEEVRPHIVHRDIKASNILLDKNLMPKISDFGLAKLFPEYVTHISTRVAGTTGYLAPEYAIRGQLTRKADIYSFGVLLLEIVSGRCNTNRRLPLSEQYLLERAWEMYEQGQLVELVDTSLNGDFNDEEAQRFLKIALLCTQDMPKLRPTMSEVVKMLMGEAAVNDQNISRPGLLSEFMSLRGHKDKSDLTSEGTGKAGNSSSSSVNITTSYATMTFNSIYDRSN, encoded by the exons ATGCTTTACAGTGGCAGGCAGGGTTTTCATTTAAGTGAAGGCATTCAAGTTGAACAGCAGCTGGTGATGacttgtttctcatttttattttcgaGAAAGAAGGCAGCTTTCTCAGCTGAACAAACAGTAGAAATCGATGAAG AGGTTGCAGGTATTCAGAACACTAAACTGTTTACTTACAAGGAACTGAAAATGGCAActggaaattttcattattccAATAAAATTGGAGAGGGAGGTTTCGGTGTTGTCTACAAG GGAACTTTCAGAGATGGTACGGTGGGTGCTATAAAGGTGCTGTCTGCTGACTCAAAGCAAGGGGTGCGAGAGTTCTTGAcagaaataaatgtgattgcAGATATAGAGCATGAAAACCTGGTTAAGTTGTATGGTTGTTGTGTGGAAGGAAACCACAGAATTTTGGTCTATGGCTATCTTGAGAATAACAGTCTTGCACAAACGCTTCTTG GTGGAGGCCATAGCAGTATGCAATTCAGTTGGCAAGCAAGACGTAACATTTGCATTGGTGTTGCAAAGGGGCTTGCTTTTCTTCATGAGGAAGTTCGACCACATATTGTTCACAGAGACATCAAAGCAAGCAACATTCTCCTTGATAAAAATCTCATGCCCAAAATTTCGGATTTTGGTCTGGCGAAGCTTTTCCCTGAATATGTGACTCATATTAGTACACGTGTTGCTGGAACCAC AGGTTATCTAGCACCCGAATATGCTATTAGAGGTCAGTTGACGAGGAAAGCGGATATTTACAGTTTTGGTGTTTTGCTATTGGAAATTGTTAGTGGTAGATGCAACACAAACAGGAGATTACCTCTGTCAGAGCAATATCTTCTTGAAAGG GCATGGGAGATGTATGAGCAGGGACAACTAGTGGAATTAGTTGATACATCATTGAACGGAGACTTTAATGATGAAGAAGCTCAGAGGTTCCTAAAAATTGCCTTACTCTGCACCCAAGACATGCCAAAGCTCCGACCAACCATGTCTGAAGTGGTGAAGATGCTAATGGGTGAGGCGGCTGTCAATGACCAGAATATATCAAGACCTGGCCTTCTTTCGGAGTTCATGAGTCTCAGAGGCCACAAAGATAAGTCTGACTTGACTTCTGAAGGCACAGGCAAAGCGGGGaattcatcttcatcatcagtAAATATTACCACATCGTATGCTACAATGACATTCAATTCGATATACGACCGAAGCAATTAG
- the LOC18594153 gene encoding putative serine/threonine-protein kinase isoform X2, translating into MLYSGRQGFHLSEGIQVEQQLVMTCFSFLFSRKKAAFSAEQTVEIDEGIQNTKLFTYKELKMATGNFHYSNKIGEGGFGVVYKGTFRDGTVGAIKVLSADSKQGVREFLTEINVIADIEHENLVKLYGCCVEGNHRILVYGYLENNSLAQTLLGGGHSSMQFSWQARRNICIGVAKGLAFLHEEVRPHIVHRDIKASNILLDKNLMPKISDFGLAKLFPEYVTHISTRVAGTTGYLAPEYAIRGQLTRKADIYSFGVLLLEIVSGRCNTNRRLPLSEQYLLERAWEMYEQGQLVELVDTSLNGDFNDEEAQRFLKIALLCTQDMPKLRPTMSEVVKMLMGEAAVNDQNISRPGLLSEFMSLRGHKDKSDLTSEGTGKAGNSSSSSVNITTSYATMTFNSIYDRSN; encoded by the exons ATGCTTTACAGTGGCAGGCAGGGTTTTCATTTAAGTGAAGGCATTCAAGTTGAACAGCAGCTGGTGATGacttgtttctcatttttattttcgaGAAAGAAGGCAGCTTTCTCAGCTGAACAAACAGTAGAAATCGATGAAG GTATTCAGAACACTAAACTGTTTACTTACAAGGAACTGAAAATGGCAActggaaattttcattattccAATAAAATTGGAGAGGGAGGTTTCGGTGTTGTCTACAAG GGAACTTTCAGAGATGGTACGGTGGGTGCTATAAAGGTGCTGTCTGCTGACTCAAAGCAAGGGGTGCGAGAGTTCTTGAcagaaataaatgtgattgcAGATATAGAGCATGAAAACCTGGTTAAGTTGTATGGTTGTTGTGTGGAAGGAAACCACAGAATTTTGGTCTATGGCTATCTTGAGAATAACAGTCTTGCACAAACGCTTCTTG GTGGAGGCCATAGCAGTATGCAATTCAGTTGGCAAGCAAGACGTAACATTTGCATTGGTGTTGCAAAGGGGCTTGCTTTTCTTCATGAGGAAGTTCGACCACATATTGTTCACAGAGACATCAAAGCAAGCAACATTCTCCTTGATAAAAATCTCATGCCCAAAATTTCGGATTTTGGTCTGGCGAAGCTTTTCCCTGAATATGTGACTCATATTAGTACACGTGTTGCTGGAACCAC AGGTTATCTAGCACCCGAATATGCTATTAGAGGTCAGTTGACGAGGAAAGCGGATATTTACAGTTTTGGTGTTTTGCTATTGGAAATTGTTAGTGGTAGATGCAACACAAACAGGAGATTACCTCTGTCAGAGCAATATCTTCTTGAAAGG GCATGGGAGATGTATGAGCAGGGACAACTAGTGGAATTAGTTGATACATCATTGAACGGAGACTTTAATGATGAAGAAGCTCAGAGGTTCCTAAAAATTGCCTTACTCTGCACCCAAGACATGCCAAAGCTCCGACCAACCATGTCTGAAGTGGTGAAGATGCTAATGGGTGAGGCGGCTGTCAATGACCAGAATATATCAAGACCTGGCCTTCTTTCGGAGTTCATGAGTCTCAGAGGCCACAAAGATAAGTCTGACTTGACTTCTGAAGGCACAGGCAAAGCGGGGaattcatcttcatcatcagtAAATATTACCACATCGTATGCTACAATGACATTCAATTCGATATACGACCGAAGCAATTAG
- the LOC18594153 gene encoding putative serine/threonine-protein kinase isoform X3: protein MTCFSFLFSRKKAAFSAEQTVEIDEEVAGIQNTKLFTYKELKMATGNFHYSNKIGEGGFGVVYKGTFRDGTVGAIKVLSADSKQGVREFLTEINVIADIEHENLVKLYGCCVEGNHRILVYGYLENNSLAQTLLGGGHSSMQFSWQARRNICIGVAKGLAFLHEEVRPHIVHRDIKASNILLDKNLMPKISDFGLAKLFPEYVTHISTRVAGTTGYLAPEYAIRGQLTRKADIYSFGVLLLEIVSGRCNTNRRLPLSEQYLLERAWEMYEQGQLVELVDTSLNGDFNDEEAQRFLKIALLCTQDMPKLRPTMSEVVKMLMGEAAVNDQNISRPGLLSEFMSLRGHKDKSDLTSEGTGKAGNSSSSSVNITTSYATMTFNSIYDRSN, encoded by the exons ATGacttgtttctcatttttattttcgaGAAAGAAGGCAGCTTTCTCAGCTGAACAAACAGTAGAAATCGATGAAG AGGTTGCAGGTATTCAGAACACTAAACTGTTTACTTACAAGGAACTGAAAATGGCAActggaaattttcattattccAATAAAATTGGAGAGGGAGGTTTCGGTGTTGTCTACAAG GGAACTTTCAGAGATGGTACGGTGGGTGCTATAAAGGTGCTGTCTGCTGACTCAAAGCAAGGGGTGCGAGAGTTCTTGAcagaaataaatgtgattgcAGATATAGAGCATGAAAACCTGGTTAAGTTGTATGGTTGTTGTGTGGAAGGAAACCACAGAATTTTGGTCTATGGCTATCTTGAGAATAACAGTCTTGCACAAACGCTTCTTG GTGGAGGCCATAGCAGTATGCAATTCAGTTGGCAAGCAAGACGTAACATTTGCATTGGTGTTGCAAAGGGGCTTGCTTTTCTTCATGAGGAAGTTCGACCACATATTGTTCACAGAGACATCAAAGCAAGCAACATTCTCCTTGATAAAAATCTCATGCCCAAAATTTCGGATTTTGGTCTGGCGAAGCTTTTCCCTGAATATGTGACTCATATTAGTACACGTGTTGCTGGAACCAC AGGTTATCTAGCACCCGAATATGCTATTAGAGGTCAGTTGACGAGGAAAGCGGATATTTACAGTTTTGGTGTTTTGCTATTGGAAATTGTTAGTGGTAGATGCAACACAAACAGGAGATTACCTCTGTCAGAGCAATATCTTCTTGAAAGG GCATGGGAGATGTATGAGCAGGGACAACTAGTGGAATTAGTTGATACATCATTGAACGGAGACTTTAATGATGAAGAAGCTCAGAGGTTCCTAAAAATTGCCTTACTCTGCACCCAAGACATGCCAAAGCTCCGACCAACCATGTCTGAAGTGGTGAAGATGCTAATGGGTGAGGCGGCTGTCAATGACCAGAATATATCAAGACCTGGCCTTCTTTCGGAGTTCATGAGTCTCAGAGGCCACAAAGATAAGTCTGACTTGACTTCTGAAGGCACAGGCAAAGCGGGGaattcatcttcatcatcagtAAATATTACCACATCGTATGCTACAATGACATTCAATTCGATATACGACCGAAGCAATTAG